The Phoenix dactylifera cultivar Barhee BC4 chromosome 9, palm_55x_up_171113_PBpolish2nd_filt_p, whole genome shotgun sequence genome window below encodes:
- the LOC103710581 gene encoding LOW QUALITY PROTEIN: BAG family molecular chaperone regulator 6 (The sequence of the model RefSeq protein was modified relative to this genomic sequence to represent the inferred CDS: deleted 1 base in 1 codon) produces the protein MDPYSQTFPHHIPYPYHYYPNWEAVAPQMRVDSSKSPSFGPWPYNGSTSHPNPTECCGCCNYSYSPGYYSFRPPYPHIQPPPQCYYHGPYPGYPDVCPPYLVPPPHYSFDQARYDYDKAKNHCCGFPNDKFHEGEKTGVKIEEQMPESEPKPQESDSSLIKLPNYPYPVAWVPHNYSKEKGTNKNSESQPGIWNGWIPLDVNSLRDLRQGGDNKKGSQIEEKKSQFPWPIIWMPGHNKPEEMVNDPKQISTSPKVSEEMPKVKIIPLKFLENENREEKPGVAQDEPKTRAQRESVSEREMKTKTIPVKQMEESNENEKQDEKSEKKKSSISGKQNRANGVKKCSDGKHSSIAKSSKLPPVCLRVDPLPRRKNGNDTSRSPSPLGFKERERIHQDNKEQGSTRRDIEEEIPKKEIQVVDTKSSNKVEKQEQSSQDVVPNILIKDAPQQAITEQSNEVYGQRAKEGCGGAEASDSKGVQWKNSEDGISDDQEKNIEENRGMEVAEITKMKGRKERRNLSGSDAAVRIQSAYRGFEVRRWQPLEKLRKMARIREQVEDIKKQIQSFETSSKGQDMKQKVFISETIMNLLLQLDTIQALHQSVREVRKSVARELICLQEKLDSLSNQATAEHEHLRLKKVPGAKLDDQAICLGSSAAVAEPSSKHVYEQLSDQNCTIASTSSEKMQEAEAKEKREKLLLTENQELESVPGETAELLNKEMVSFVDGEHKEAPMQGEEQPVSEGEALVESKLLCEEPSLELEESSAPLVSSVKEVLEAPAAAEFEATKLDVEEHLETQRPSCQAFELVKKDICDYRDQPNTHVNQETKKGLVPSLEGCNLEEATEIKVEEHEAVSNALEFEEPLPAKDESEYEAPITRSNEDDSKEEELSILPLAEESDSMEKTAGDVTPDTRSVEVPSTSHVTNAVDFVETIPRVGESSSEDKAPVAHVNEARTKEEPQMLPVEEGNYFAEKASGDAAADTINIEVTCATPVTPGASEESNDAGSMIEKNLEMQATIVGIASQDQITVQGGSPESGAENGTNSGAADEAIEHKEVPLAPETHLEATTDKDAPSSLNEIHPMPIVEAATYEVSTPVPEGERIAVAQPKDSIPMAGPVSSMNLNMEKLVKENEKLREMLEKLLLMGKEYLGVVSDLNGRVEDLEKKLVQKKKKMVKVRRHKPAKTSCKVAC, from the exons ATGGACCCATACTCTCAGACTTTCCCTCACCACATTCCCTATCCTTATCACTACTATCCAAACTGGGAGGCTGTAGCCCCTCAGATGAGAGTAGATTCATCTAAATCTCCCTCTTTTGGACCATGGCCGTACAATGGCAGCACCAGCCACCCAAATCCAACTGAATGTTGTGGCTGCTGCAACTATAGTTACTCTCCAGGATATTATAGTTTCAGACCTCCATACCCTCACATTCAGCCACCTCCTCAATGTTATTATCATGGACCATATCCGGGTTATCCTGATGTCTGCCCACCCTATTTGGTGCCGCCACCTCATTATTCATTTGATCAAGCTCGATATGATTATGACAAGGCAAAAAATCACTGCTGTGGTTTTCCAAATGATAAGTTCCATGAGGGTGAGAAAACTGGTGTGAAAATTGAAGAGCAAATGCCTGAATCAGAGCCAAAGCCACAGGAGAGTGACTCCAGCCTGATTAAATTGCCAAACTACCCTTACCCAGTAGCATGGGTACCCCATAATTATTCGAAGGAGAAAGGCACCAACAAAAATTCTGAATCACAACCTGGAATTTGGAATGGATGGATCCCTCTGGATGTTAACAGCCTCAGGGATCTGAGGCAGGGTGGAGATAACAAGAAGGGTTCGCAgattgaagagaagaagagtcaGTTTCCCTGGCCAATTATCTGGATGCCTGGTCATAATAAACCAGAGGAGATGGTGAATGATCCGAAGCAGATCAGTACCAGTCCTAAAGTTTCAGAAGAAATGCCAAAAGTTAAGATTATCCCATTGAAATTTCTGGAGAATGAGAACCGTGAGGAGAAACCAGGAGTAGCACAGGATGAGCCTAAAACTCGGGCACAGCGAGAATCAGTAAGTGAAAGGGAAATGAAAACTAAAACCATTCCAGTCAAGCAGATGGAGGAAAGCAATGAAAATGAGAAGCAAGACGAAAAGAGTGAAAAAAAGAAGTCTAGCATCTCTGGAAAACAAAACAGAGCGAATGGAGTGAAGAAGTGTTCTGATGGCAAACACTCCTCAATTGCCAAGTCTTCAAAGCTGCCTCCTGTATGTTTAAGAGTTGATCCATTGCCAAGGAGGAAGAATGGAAATGACACATCCCGATCACCTAGTCCACTAGGctttaaagagagagagagaattcatCAGGACAACAAAGAACAAGGTTCTACTCGAAGAGACATCGAGGAAGAAATTCCTAAGAAAGAAATTCAGGTTGTTGATACTAAGTCATCAAACAAAGTAGAGAAACAAGAGCAGAGTAGCCAAGATGTGGTGCCAAACATTTTGATAAAAGATGCTCCACAACAAGCTATTACAGAGCAATCTAATGAAGTTTATGGGCAGAGGGCAAAAGAAGGTTGTGGTGGTGCTGAAGCTTCAGATAGTAAAGGTGTACAATGGAAGAACTCTGAGGATGGGATATCCGATGACCAGGAAAAGAACATTGAGGAGAACAGAGGTATGGAGGTTGCTGAAATTACAAAgatgaaaggaaggaaagaaagaaggaatttGTCAGGATCAGATGCGGCAGTTCGTATTCAGTCTGCATATAGAGGGTTTGAGGTGAGGAGATGGCAACCTTTGGAGAAACTTCGGAAGATGGCTCGAATTCGTGAACAAGTGGAAGATATCAAAAAACAAATTCAAAGTTTTGAAACCTCTTCAAAAGGGCAAGATATGAAGCAGAAGGTGTTCATCAGTGAGACTATAATGAATCTACTTTTGCAGCTGGATACCATCCAG GCCTTGCACCAAAGTGTGAGAGAGGTCAGGAAATCTGTTGCAAGGGAGCTCATTTGCCTACAAGAGAAGCTTGATTCTCTAAGCAATCAAGCCACCGCAGAGCATGAA CATCTGAGATTGAAGAAAGTACCAGGAGCAAAGCTTGATGATCAAGCTATTTGTCTTGGAAGTTCAGCTGCAGTAGCTGAACCATCATCTAAGCATGTGTATGAACAACTATCTGATCAGAATTGCACTATAGCTTCCACATCCAGTGAAAAAATGCAAGAGGCTGAGgcaaaggaaaagagagagaaactatTATTAACAGAAAATCAAGAGCTAGAATCTGTACCAGGAGAGACTGCAGAGTTGTTGAACAAAGAAATGGTTTCTTTTGTGGATGGAGAGCATAAAGAAGCACCTATGCAGGGAGAGGAACAGCCCGTTTCTGAAGGCGAGGCATTGGTAGAGTCAAAATTGCTCTGTGAAGAGCCTTCCCTTGAGCTAGAAGAATCTTCTGCGCCTTTGGTGTCTAGTGTCAAGGAAGTTCTCGAGGCACCTGCTGCTGCTGAATTTGAAGCTACCAAGTTGGATGTGGAAGAGCATTTAGAGACACAAAGGCCTAGCTGTCAAGCTTTTGAATTAGTGAAGAAAGATATTTGTGATTATAGAGATCAACCAAACACACATGTGAATCAAGAAACGAAGAAGGGTTTGGTGCCGTCATTGGAGGGGTGCAACCTCGAGGAAGCTACTGAAATCAAAGTTGAAGAGCATGAAGCTGTTTCCAATGCATTAGAGTTTGAAGAACCTTTGCCAGCAAAGGATGAATCTGAGTATGAGGCACCTATTACTCGGAGCAATGAAGATGACAGCAAAGAAGAGGAGCTTTCAATATTGCCATTGGCAGAAGAAAGTGATtctatggagaagacagcaggaGACGTGACTCCTGACACTAGGAGTGTGGAAGTTCCAAGCACATCACATGTCACCAATGCAGTAGACTTTGTGGAAACTATACCAAGAGTTGGTGAATCTAGTTCTGAGGACAAGGCACCTGTTGCTCATGTCAACGAAGCCAGAACCAAGGAGGAGCCTCAAATGTTGCCAGTGGAAGAAGGAAATTATTTTGCAGAGAAGGCATCAGGAGATGCAGCTGCTGATACTATAAACATCGAAGTCACGTGTGCAACACCTGTTACTCCTGGGGCTTCTGAAGAGAGTAATGATGCTGGAAGTATGATAGAGAAGAACCTAGAGATGCAAGCAACAATAGTTGGCATCGCGTCACAGGACCAAATTACAGTGCAGGGTGGATCTCCTGAGTCTGGCGCAGAGAATGGAACCAACTCAGGGGCTGCTGATGAGGCCATTGAACATAAAGAGGTGCCTTTAGCACCTGAAACTCACCTGGAAGCAACTACGGATAAAGATGCGCCTTCATCCCTGAACGAAATTCATCCTATGCCAATTGTAGAAGCAGCTACTTATGAAGTAAGTACTCCAGTTCCAGAAGGAGAGAGAATTGCTGTTGCTCAACCTAAAGATTCCATTCCAATGGCTGGACCAGTTTCAAGTATGAATCTGAACATGGAGAAGCTGGTGAAAGAAAATGAGAAGCTGAGGGAGATGTTAGAGAAGTTGCTTCTTATGGGGAAAGAGTACTTGGGGGTTGTTTCTGATCTCAATGGGAGAGTCGAGGATCTAGAGAAGAAGTTggtgcagaagaagaagaaaatggtgAAGGTTAGACGACACAAACCAGCCAAGACTTCTTGTAAAGTTGCATGCTGA
- the LOC103710283 gene encoding probable CDP-diacylglycerol--inositol 3-phosphatidyltransferase 2 isoform X1 produces MAEPSPQKALSVYLYIPNIIGYIRIIMNCVAFALCYSNKTLFAVLYFFSFFCDGLDGWFARKFNQVSTFGAVLDMVTDRVSTACLLAILSQLYRPGLIFLSLLGLDIASHWLQMYSSFLSGKTSHKDVKDKSNWLLKAYYGQRLFMAFCCVGSEVLYIILFLIADNQSESVLDACLNALKQSSLLSLTLFVTLIGWAIKQVVNIIQMKTAADSCVLYDMKRSK; encoded by the exons ATGGCCGAGCCATCGCCTCAGAAAGCCCTGTCAGTATACCTCTACATCCCCAACATTATAG GCTATATAAGAATCATAATGAATTGTGTTGCATTTGCTCTTTGCTATTCCAACAAAACACTCTTTGCTGTACTATACTTCTTCAG ctttttctGTGATGGATTGGATGGTTGGTTTGCAAGAAAGTTCAATCAAG TGTCAACCTTTGGAGCTGTTTTGGACATGGTAACAGACAG GGTAAGCACTGCTTGTTTGTTGGCGATTCTCTCACAGTTATACAG GCCAGGCTTGATTTTCTTGTCATTGCTTGGATTGGACATTGCAAGCCACTGGTTGCAAATGTATAG TTCTTTCTTATCAGGCAAGACTAGTCACAAGGATGTAAAGGACAAGAGTAATTGGCTTTTGAAGGCATACTATGGGCAGCGGTTATTCATGGCTTTTTGTTGTGTGGGATCTGAG GTTCTGTACATCATCCTCTTCCTTATTGCTGATAACCAATCTGAAAGTGTGCTCGAT GCTTGTCTGAATGCCTTGAAACAGAGTTCACTTCTTTCATTGACATTATTTGTAACTCTAATTGGATGGGCAATTAAGCAAGTGGTTAACATTATACAG ATGAAGACAGCTGCAGATTCTTGCGTGCTTTATGATATGAAAAGAAGCAAGTGA
- the LOC103710423 gene encoding F-box/kelch-repeat protein At3g61590-like isoform X2 produces the protein MEFLLDPLMEREKSWESYSTSSSRSEAVEFKPVSEDSDVQDGDTLVSLDAILPDDLLEKVLSFLPVVSIIRSASVCKRWYGAVHSGRFSWTSMLPQKPWYFMFTCSEDAVAGYAYDPSLRKWYGFDFPCIEKSSWSASSSCGLVCFMDGEDRSRIFVCNPITRDWKKLQGAPGGKYPDYSALAVSVDRKSHSYTIAVAKCKQVPEDYYQWDLSIHVYESEGESWVTPFNETLVGWRGGDECVICDGVLYYLIYSTGVLGNAEPRHCLVMYDLSGRSSHMSLMRMAVPAPCSLTCGRLMNLRDRLVMVGGIGKHDRPGIIKGIGIWELHEEQWREVARMPRKFFQGFGEFDDVFASSGADDLIYIQSFGSPALLTFDVSQKLWKWSARSPVTKRFPLQLFTGFCFEPRLEIAS, from the coding sequence ATGGAATTTTTATTGGACCCCCTTATGGAGAGGGAGAAATCGTGGGAATCCTATTCGACTTCCTCCAGTCGAAGTGAGGCTGTGGAATTTAAACCAGTTTCTGAAGACAGCGATGTCCAGGATGGAGACACATTGGTTTCCTTGGACGCAATCCTGCCGGATGACCTCCTGGAGAAAGTCCTCTCCTTCTTGCCCGTTGTGAGCATAATTCGATCGGCGTCCGTGTGCAAAAGATGGTACGGTGCCGTGCACTCGGGAAGGTTTTCATGGACCAGCATGTTACCCCAGAAGCCATGGTACTTCATGTTCACTTGCAGCGAGGATGCTGTGGCTGGCTATGCCTATGATCCGAGCCTTCGGAAATGGTATGGCTTCGACTTCCCTTGCATCGAGAAGAGCAGCTGGTCCGCCTCTTCCTCCTGTGGACTAGTTTGCTTCATGGATGGCGAGGACCGGAGCCGGATATTTGTCTGCAACCCGATCACTAGAGACTGGAAAAAACTTCAGGGTGCTCCGGGTGGGAAGTACCCGGACTACAGTGCGCTCGCCGTCTCCGTGGACCGGAAGTCTCACAGCTATACCATCGCAGTTGCCAAATGCAAGCAGGTGCCCGAGGATTATTACCAGTGGGACCTGTCCATCCATGTCTATGAGTCGGAGGGTGAATCCTGGGTCACTCCCTTCAATGAAACTCTGGTGGGATGGAGGGGAGGTGATGAGTGCGTGATCTGCGATGGAGTTCTGTACTACCTGATCTACTCGACTGGTGTTTTGGGAAATGCCGAGCCCCGGCATTGCTTAGTTATGTATGATCTCTCAGGGAGATCATCGCACATGTCTCTGATGCGCATGGCGGTGCCGGCACCCTGCTCCTTGACGTGTGGCCGGCTGATGAACCTCAGAGATAGGCTGGTTATGGTCGGCGGGATTGGGAAGCACGACCGGCCGGGGATTATCAAGGGGATCGGCATATGGGAGCTTCACGAGGAGCAATGGCGAGAGGTTGCTCGAATGCCCCGGAAGTTCTTCCAAGGATTTGGTGAGTTCGATGATGTCTTTGCAAGCAGCGGCGCCGACGACCTCATCTACATACAGAGCTTCGGGTCCCCGGCACTGCTTACTTTCGACGTGAGCCAGAAACTGTGGAAGTGGTCGGCCAGAAGTCCCGTGACCAAGAGATTCCCCCTCCAGCTCTTCACCGGTTTCTGCTTTGAGCCGAGGCTTGAGATTGCTTCTTGA
- the LOC103710283 gene encoding probable CDP-diacylglycerol--inositol 3-phosphatidyltransferase 2 isoform X2, which produces MNCVAFALCYSNKTLFAVLYFFSFFCDGLDGWFARKFNQVSTFGAVLDMVTDRVSTACLLAILSQLYRPGLIFLSLLGLDIASHWLQMYSSFLSGKTSHKDVKDKSNWLLKAYYGQRLFMAFCCVGSEVLYIILFLIADNQSESVLDACLNALKQSSLLSLTLFVTLIGWAIKQVVNIIQMKTAADSCVLYDMKRSK; this is translated from the exons ATGAATTGTGTTGCATTTGCTCTTTGCTATTCCAACAAAACACTCTTTGCTGTACTATACTTCTTCAG ctttttctGTGATGGATTGGATGGTTGGTTTGCAAGAAAGTTCAATCAAG TGTCAACCTTTGGAGCTGTTTTGGACATGGTAACAGACAG GGTAAGCACTGCTTGTTTGTTGGCGATTCTCTCACAGTTATACAG GCCAGGCTTGATTTTCTTGTCATTGCTTGGATTGGACATTGCAAGCCACTGGTTGCAAATGTATAG TTCTTTCTTATCAGGCAAGACTAGTCACAAGGATGTAAAGGACAAGAGTAATTGGCTTTTGAAGGCATACTATGGGCAGCGGTTATTCATGGCTTTTTGTTGTGTGGGATCTGAG GTTCTGTACATCATCCTCTTCCTTATTGCTGATAACCAATCTGAAAGTGTGCTCGAT GCTTGTCTGAATGCCTTGAAACAGAGTTCACTTCTTTCATTGACATTATTTGTAACTCTAATTGGATGGGCAATTAAGCAAGTGGTTAACATTATACAG ATGAAGACAGCTGCAGATTCTTGCGTGCTTTATGATATGAAAAGAAGCAAGTGA
- the LOC108511433 gene encoding uncharacterized protein LOC108511433: MDYTVARNACLSCTFDSVIKDRNPSACVAGSDGSKSSPSDSPKLSHGDEDVESVSAADSESSSNPHQPPPTPLTHANAQNIHKKEKGIKKKKEEQTKYVPMPICINAQSDVKFGVKMPALIVNTQRKES, from the exons ATGGATTACACTGTTGCTAGGAATGCATGTCTGTCCTGCACCTTTGATTCGGTTATTAAAGATCGCAATCCTTCAGCATGTGTGGCAG GGTCGGATGGTAGCAAGAGTTCTCCTTCAGACAGTCCGAAGCTGTCGCATGGTGATGAAGATGTAGAATCTGTTTCTGCTGCCGATTCAGAATCATCCTCTAATCCTCACCAACCTCCCCCCACCCCCCTAACACACGCAAACGCACAAAACatacacaaaaaagaaaagggaataaaaaagaaaaaggaagaacagACAAAGTACGTGCCAATGCCCATATGCATAAATGCACA GTCCGATGTTAAATTTGGTGTCAAAATGCCAGCACTTATAGTTAACactcaaagaaaagaaagctag
- the LOC103710423 gene encoding F-box/kelch-repeat protein At3g61590-like isoform X1: MFPLYMAGDDLFLTHHFVWFSSSFLLTQGSKDCHPAFIVCRRIYPGGCTILSGVIALSSMEFLLDPLMEREKSWESYSTSSSRSEAVEFKPVSEDSDVQDGDTLVSLDAILPDDLLEKVLSFLPVVSIIRSASVCKRWYGAVHSGRFSWTSMLPQKPWYFMFTCSEDAVAGYAYDPSLRKWYGFDFPCIEKSSWSASSSCGLVCFMDGEDRSRIFVCNPITRDWKKLQGAPGGKYPDYSALAVSVDRKSHSYTIAVAKCKQVPEDYYQWDLSIHVYESEGESWVTPFNETLVGWRGGDECVICDGVLYYLIYSTGVLGNAEPRHCLVMYDLSGRSSHMSLMRMAVPAPCSLTCGRLMNLRDRLVMVGGIGKHDRPGIIKGIGIWELHEEQWREVARMPRKFFQGFGEFDDVFASSGADDLIYIQSFGSPALLTFDVSQKLWKWSARSPVTKRFPLQLFTGFCFEPRLEIAS; this comes from the exons ATGTTTCCCTTATATATGGCGGGCGACGATCTGTTTCTCACCCACCACTTTGTGTGGTTTTCTTCGAGTTTCCTTTTAACACAAG GTAGCAAAGACTGCCACCCGGCTTTTATTGTGTGTAGAAGGATTTACCCAGGAGGCTGTACAATCTTATCCGGG GTTATTGCTTTGTCTTCCATGGAATTTTTATTGGACCCCCTTATGGAGAGGGAGAAATCGTGGGAATCCTATTCGACTTCCTCCAGTCGAAGTGAGGCTGTGGAATTTAAACCAGTTTCTGAAGACAGCGATGTCCAGGATGGAGACACATTGGTTTCCTTGGACGCAATCCTGCCGGATGACCTCCTGGAGAAAGTCCTCTCCTTCTTGCCCGTTGTGAGCATAATTCGATCGGCGTCCGTGTGCAAAAGATGGTACGGTGCCGTGCACTCGGGAAGGTTTTCATGGACCAGCATGTTACCCCAGAAGCCATGGTACTTCATGTTCACTTGCAGCGAGGATGCTGTGGCTGGCTATGCCTATGATCCGAGCCTTCGGAAATGGTATGGCTTCGACTTCCCTTGCATCGAGAAGAGCAGCTGGTCCGCCTCTTCCTCCTGTGGACTAGTTTGCTTCATGGATGGCGAGGACCGGAGCCGGATATTTGTCTGCAACCCGATCACTAGAGACTGGAAAAAACTTCAGGGTGCTCCGGGTGGGAAGTACCCGGACTACAGTGCGCTCGCCGTCTCCGTGGACCGGAAGTCTCACAGCTATACCATCGCAGTTGCCAAATGCAAGCAGGTGCCCGAGGATTATTACCAGTGGGACCTGTCCATCCATGTCTATGAGTCGGAGGGTGAATCCTGGGTCACTCCCTTCAATGAAACTCTGGTGGGATGGAGGGGAGGTGATGAGTGCGTGATCTGCGATGGAGTTCTGTACTACCTGATCTACTCGACTGGTGTTTTGGGAAATGCCGAGCCCCGGCATTGCTTAGTTATGTATGATCTCTCAGGGAGATCATCGCACATGTCTCTGATGCGCATGGCGGTGCCGGCACCCTGCTCCTTGACGTGTGGCCGGCTGATGAACCTCAGAGATAGGCTGGTTATGGTCGGCGGGATTGGGAAGCACGACCGGCCGGGGATTATCAAGGGGATCGGCATATGGGAGCTTCACGAGGAGCAATGGCGAGAGGTTGCTCGAATGCCCCGGAAGTTCTTCCAAGGATTTGGTGAGTTCGATGATGTCTTTGCAAGCAGCGGCGCCGACGACCTCATCTACATACAGAGCTTCGGGTCCCCGGCACTGCTTACTTTCGACGTGAGCCAGAAACTGTGGAAGTGGTCGGCCAGAAGTCCCGTGACCAAGAGATTCCCCCTCCAGCTCTTCACCGGTTTCTGCTTTGAGCCGAGGCTTGAGATTGCTTCTTGA